One window from the genome of Nocardioides panaciterrulae encodes:
- a CDS encoding universal stress protein, protein MAGEVPSGAITVGVDESEVSLVALHRAVREAELQDRPLCIVHAYDPRPTVYSALGAMVPPLELTEALDQAAEEVLHHAGHLARAQAPKVRVTLVWSTLDAREALAECGRSSSLLVLASRGRSTMRHLLLGSVGLWVSQHAPCPVLVVRGEHDERGEPVGRRWIVVGTDGTPQAEAAVGFAFDQASRHGAPLTVTRCLPVEVGGHHRVHEGPVTGDTPEGKVLAEQVAALSDRYPHVRVESELVRGPAVGHLTRLSEAAGLVVLGSRPRHGPGPWGLGGVRRAVAEHAHCSVAVVPAHPTSTDPSGPGDPGAGSAVLERERP, encoded by the coding sequence ATGGCAGGCGAGGTCCCCAGCGGTGCGATCACGGTCGGTGTCGACGAGTCCGAGGTGAGCCTGGTCGCGCTGCACCGGGCGGTGCGCGAGGCCGAGCTGCAGGACCGTCCGCTGTGCATCGTGCACGCCTACGACCCCCGGCCCACCGTCTACTCCGCGCTTGGCGCCATGGTGCCGCCGCTGGAGCTGACCGAGGCGCTGGACCAGGCCGCGGAGGAGGTCCTGCACCACGCCGGCCACCTCGCCCGTGCCCAGGCGCCGAAGGTGCGGGTCACCCTGGTGTGGAGCACGCTCGACGCCCGCGAGGCGCTCGCGGAGTGCGGCCGCAGCTCCTCACTGCTGGTGCTGGCCTCCAGGGGGCGGAGCACGATGCGGCACCTGCTGCTCGGGTCCGTGGGCCTGTGGGTCTCCCAGCACGCGCCGTGCCCGGTCCTCGTGGTCCGCGGTGAGCACGACGAGCGGGGTGAGCCGGTCGGGCGGCGGTGGATCGTGGTGGGCACCGACGGCACGCCCCAGGCCGAGGCCGCCGTCGGCTTCGCCTTCGACCAGGCCAGCCGTCACGGTGCGCCGCTGACGGTGACCCGGTGCCTGCCCGTCGAGGTGGGCGGGCACCACCGGGTCCACGAGGGCCCGGTCACCGGGGACACCCCGGAGGGCAAGGTGCTGGCCGAGCAGGTGGCCGCGCTGTCCGACCGCTACCCGCACGTGCGGGTCGAGAGCGAGCTGGTCCGTGGCCCCGCGGTGGGCCACCTGACCCGGCTGTCGGAGGCGGCCGGCCTCGTCGTGCTCGGCAGCCGGCCGCGCCACGGTCCCGGGCCGTGGGGGCTGGGAGGTGTACGCCGGGCCGTGGCCGAGCACGCCCACTGCTCGGTGGCCGTCGTACCGGCCCACCCGACCTCAACCGACCCGAGCGGTCCAGGTGACCCGGGTGCCGGGAGCGCGGTCCTCGAACGAGAGCGTCCCTGA
- the ispG gene encoding flavodoxin-dependent (E)-4-hydroxy-3-methylbut-2-enyl-diphosphate synthase, with the protein MTEINLGMPAAPPPVLAPRRRTRQIQVGKVGVGSDHPISVQSMTTTLTADVNTTLQQIAELTAAGCDIVRVACPSQDDADALAEIAQHSQIPVIADIHFQPKYVFAAIEAGCAAVRVNPGNIRKFDDQIKEIARSAKDHGTSIRIGVNAGSLDKRLLEKYGKATPEALVESAVWEASLFEEHDFHDFKISVKHNDPVVMVRAYEMLAERGDWPLHLGVTEAGPAFQGTIKSATAFGALLSKGIGDTIRVSLSAPPVEEVKVGLQILESLNLRPRRLEIVSCPSCGRAQVDVYKLADEVTAGLEGMEVPLRVAVMGCVVNGPGEAREADLGVASGNGKGQIFVKGEVIKTVPESQIVETLIEEALRIAEGMESVDGAGAKVTVS; encoded by the coding sequence ATGACCGAGATCAACCTGGGCATGCCGGCGGCACCGCCGCCCGTGCTCGCGCCCCGCCGCCGGACCCGTCAGATCCAGGTCGGCAAGGTGGGCGTCGGCAGCGACCACCCGATCTCGGTGCAGTCGATGACCACCACGCTGACCGCCGACGTGAACACGACGCTGCAGCAGATCGCCGAGCTGACCGCCGCCGGCTGCGACATCGTGCGGGTGGCCTGCCCCAGCCAGGACGACGCCGACGCGCTGGCGGAGATCGCGCAGCACTCGCAGATCCCGGTCATCGCCGACATCCACTTCCAGCCCAAGTACGTCTTCGCCGCGATCGAGGCGGGCTGCGCCGCGGTCCGGGTCAACCCCGGCAACATCCGGAAGTTCGACGACCAGATCAAGGAGATCGCCCGGTCCGCGAAGGACCACGGCACCTCGATCCGCATCGGCGTCAACGCCGGCTCGCTCGACAAGCGGCTGCTGGAGAAGTACGGCAAGGCCACCCCCGAGGCGCTCGTCGAGTCCGCGGTGTGGGAGGCGAGCCTCTTCGAGGAGCACGACTTCCACGACTTCAAGATCTCGGTCAAGCACAACGACCCGGTGGTCATGGTGCGCGCCTACGAGATGCTCGCCGAGCGGGGCGACTGGCCGCTGCACCTCGGGGTCACCGAGGCCGGGCCGGCGTTCCAGGGCACGATCAAGTCCGCGACCGCCTTCGGCGCGCTGCTCAGCAAGGGCATCGGCGACACCATCCGGGTCTCCCTCTCCGCCCCGCCGGTGGAGGAGGTCAAGGTCGGCCTGCAGATCCTGGAGTCGCTGAACCTGCGTCCGCGGCGCCTCGAGATCGTCTCCTGCCCCTCCTGCGGCCGCGCCCAGGTCGACGTCTACAAGCTGGCGGACGAGGTGACCGCCGGCCTCGAGGGCATGGAGGTCCCGCTCCGCGTGGCGGTCATGGGCTGCGTCGTCAACGGCCCCGGCGAGGCCCGGGAGGCCGACCTGGGCGTCGCCTCCGGTAACGGCAAGGGCCAGATCTTCGTCAAGGGCGAGGTCATCAAGACCGTCCCCGAGTCGCAGATCGTCGAGACGCTGATCGAGGAGGCCCTGCGGATCGCCGAGGGCATGGAGTCCGTCGACGGCGCAGGCGCCAAGGTCACCGTCTCCTGA
- a CDS encoding M50 family metallopeptidase codes for MTAVYYTLGVLIFAFAILASIGLHELGHMIPAKAFGTKVTQYFVGFGPTVWSKQVGETEYGVKAIPLGGYVKIVGMLPPGAEGVADEVTHDAEGNTVVRVRKSNTGMFTQLITDARAAEWDTIGPEDSDRLFYKKAWWKKVIVMAAGPSVNLLIAFAIFWAVFATYGTREAVADPGQPVISSVSRCVIPFEDNRTRCRPSDPVSPAAEAGLRPGDVITSFNGTKVTGWDQLRALIRGNSDGRAVIGYRRDGKELSGTTSTTVEARPTSNTDMTLHQVGFLGVSPTTHEVVTKGGPLFTLQQMGTMTVTTVKALATLPVKVWGVAEAIAGVHPRSIDSPVSIVGGGRMAGETVSAQGFPLAEKAVFLASLIGGFNFFIGMFNFVPLLPLDGGHIAGALWEALRRGLARLRRRPDPGYVDVAKLLPIAYAVAACLLVMGVVLIVGDLVVPLHLSS; via the coding sequence ATGACCGCCGTCTACTACACGCTGGGAGTGCTGATCTTCGCCTTCGCCATCCTGGCGTCGATCGGCCTGCACGAGCTCGGCCACATGATCCCGGCCAAGGCGTTCGGCACGAAGGTGACGCAGTACTTCGTCGGGTTCGGCCCCACCGTGTGGAGCAAGCAGGTCGGCGAGACCGAGTACGGCGTCAAGGCGATCCCGCTCGGCGGCTACGTCAAGATCGTCGGGATGCTCCCGCCGGGGGCGGAAGGCGTGGCCGATGAGGTCACCCACGACGCGGAGGGCAACACCGTCGTCCGGGTGCGCAAGTCCAACACGGGCATGTTCACCCAGCTCATCACCGACGCGCGTGCGGCGGAGTGGGACACGATCGGGCCCGAGGACAGCGACCGACTCTTCTACAAGAAGGCGTGGTGGAAGAAGGTCATCGTGATGGCCGCCGGCCCGTCGGTGAACCTCCTGATCGCCTTCGCGATCTTCTGGGCGGTCTTCGCGACGTACGGCACCCGGGAGGCGGTCGCCGACCCGGGCCAGCCGGTCATCTCCTCGGTGTCGCGATGCGTGATCCCCTTCGAGGACAACCGCACCCGCTGCCGGCCGAGCGACCCGGTGAGCCCGGCGGCCGAGGCGGGGCTGCGGCCCGGTGACGTGATCACCAGCTTCAACGGCACGAAGGTCACCGGCTGGGACCAGCTGCGCGCGCTGATCCGCGGCAACTCCGACGGCCGCGCGGTGATCGGCTACCGGCGCGACGGCAAGGAGCTGTCCGGCACCACCAGCACCACGGTCGAGGCCCGTCCGACCTCGAACACCGACATGACCCTGCACCAGGTGGGCTTCCTGGGCGTCTCGCCCACCACCCATGAGGTGGTCACCAAGGGCGGACCGCTCTTCACGCTCCAGCAGATGGGCACGATGACGGTCACGACGGTCAAGGCCCTCGCCACCCTCCCCGTGAAGGTGTGGGGGGTGGCCGAGGCGATCGCTGGGGTGCACCCGCGGTCCATCGACAGCCCGGTGAGCATCGTGGGCGGCGGCCGGATGGCCGGCGAGACGGTCTCGGCGCAGGGCTTCCCGCTGGCGGAGAAGGCGGTGTTCCTCGCCTCGCTGATCGGCGGGTTCAACTTCTTCATCGGCATGTTCAACTTCGTGCCGCTGCTGCCGCTGGACGGCGGGCACATCGCGGGCGCGCTCTGGGAGGCGCTGCGCCGGGGCCTCGCGCGGTTGCGTCGGCGTCCCGATCCCGGTTACGTCGACGTGGCGAAGCTGCTCCCGATCGCGTACGCCGTGGCCGCCTGCCTGCTGGTGATGGGCGTGGTGCTGATCGTCGGCGACCTCGTCGTACCCCTCCACCTCTCCTCGTGA
- the dxr gene encoding 1-deoxy-D-xylulose-5-phosphate reductoisomerase: MSSPHGPRSIVVLGSTGSIGTQALDLVRANPDRFRVVGLTAGGGNPELFEQQVAEFRPVVHGLGEDASCEAAGLACDVVLNAITGAVGLRPTLTALDAGNTLALANKESLIIGGPLVLERAKPGQIVPVDSEHSAIAQCLRGGSPAEVRRLVLTASGGPFRGRTRAELADVTPEQALDHPNFSMGPVITINSATLVNKGLEVIEAHLLFGVPFDRIDVVVHPQQMIHSMVEFHDGSTIAQASWPSMLIPIALGLAWPDRVPDAGPGCDWSKASSWDFFPLDDEAFPAVSLARRAGESGGTAPAVYNAANEVCVDAFRRGRLAFTDIVPTVAAVLAEHAVPSKQRLSVEDVLDADGWARSAADRRIEGAS, translated from the coding sequence GTGAGCTCTCCCCACGGCCCCCGCTCGATCGTCGTCCTCGGTTCCACCGGGTCGATCGGCACCCAGGCGCTGGACCTGGTGCGCGCCAACCCCGACCGGTTCCGGGTCGTGGGACTGACCGCGGGCGGCGGCAACCCCGAGCTGTTCGAGCAGCAGGTGGCGGAGTTCCGCCCCGTGGTGCACGGCCTCGGCGAGGACGCCTCCTGCGAGGCGGCCGGCCTCGCCTGCGACGTCGTCCTCAACGCGATCACCGGCGCGGTGGGCCTGCGCCCCACGCTGACCGCGCTGGATGCCGGCAACACGCTGGCGCTGGCCAACAAGGAGTCGCTGATCATCGGAGGCCCGCTCGTCCTCGAACGAGCGAAGCCGGGCCAGATCGTCCCGGTCGACTCCGAGCACTCCGCGATCGCGCAGTGCCTGCGCGGTGGAAGCCCTGCGGAGGTACGCCGGCTGGTGCTGACCGCGAGCGGCGGCCCGTTCCGAGGCCGGACCCGCGCGGAGCTCGCGGACGTGACCCCGGAGCAGGCCCTCGACCACCCCAACTTCTCGATGGGCCCGGTCATCACCATCAACTCCGCGACCCTGGTCAACAAGGGCCTGGAGGTCATCGAGGCGCACCTGCTGTTCGGCGTCCCGTTCGACCGGATCGACGTCGTCGTGCACCCCCAGCAGATGATCCACTCGATGGTCGAGTTCCACGACGGCTCGACGATCGCCCAGGCGTCGTGGCCCTCCATGCTGATCCCGATCGCGCTGGGTCTGGCCTGGCCGGACCGCGTCCCCGACGCCGGACCCGGCTGCGACTGGTCGAAGGCGTCGAGCTGGGACTTCTTCCCGCTCGACGACGAGGCGTTCCCGGCCGTGTCGCTGGCCCGCCGGGCGGGGGAGAGCGGCGGCACCGCCCCGGCGGTCTACAACGCCGCCAACGAGGTGTGCGTCGACGCGTTCCGCCGCGGAAGGCTGGCCTTCACCGACATCGTGCCCACGGTTGCCGCCGTGCTCGCCGAACACGCCGTACCCTCGAAGCAGCGGCTCTCCGTCGAGGACGTCCTGGACGCTGACGGATGGGCTCGCAGCGCTGCTGACCGCCGGATCGAAGGGGCTTCATGA
- the gabT gene encoding 4-aminobutyrate--2-oxoglutarate transaminase: MTQSTVASRTGGPALPQERRLVTEIPGPGSLERLERKRALVADGVGTTLPVFVTAAGGGVLVDVDGNSLIDLGSGIAVTTVGNAAPGVVTRVQEQVAAFTHTCFMVTPYDGYLDVCAALAELTPGDHAKKSALFNSGAEAVENAVKIARVATGRDAVVAFDHAYHGRTNLTMAMTAKNMPYKQGFGPFAGEVYRAPMSYPFRDGLAGEEAAARTLDVVEKQVGTANLACVVIEPIQGEGGFVVPAPGFLPALAEWCRRNDVLLVADEIQSGFCRTGDWFACDHEGVVPDLVTTAKGIAGGLPLAGVTGRAEIMDAVHVGGLGGTYGGNPVACAAALGAIEEMRSHDLAGRAREIGTIMHERLTGIAAEHPVVGDVRGRGAMMAVELTEPGTTLPDPVRTAAISAYCHSQGVVTLTCGTWGNVFRFLPPLAISDALLHEAFDVVAEAFRATA, translated from the coding sequence ATGACCCAATCCACCGTCGCCAGCCGCACCGGCGGGCCCGCCCTGCCCCAGGAGCGCCGCCTCGTCACCGAGATCCCCGGCCCGGGCTCGCTCGAGCGTCTCGAGCGCAAGCGCGCGCTCGTGGCGGACGGCGTCGGCACCACGCTGCCCGTCTTCGTGACCGCAGCCGGCGGCGGCGTGCTCGTCGACGTCGACGGCAACTCCCTCATCGACCTCGGCTCCGGGATCGCGGTGACCACGGTGGGGAACGCCGCGCCCGGGGTGGTGACCCGGGTGCAGGAGCAGGTCGCGGCCTTCACGCACACCTGCTTCATGGTCACGCCGTACGACGGCTACCTCGACGTGTGCGCGGCGCTGGCCGAGCTGACGCCCGGCGACCACGCCAAGAAGTCGGCGCTGTTCAACTCCGGCGCCGAGGCGGTCGAGAACGCGGTGAAGATCGCGCGGGTGGCGACCGGCCGCGACGCGGTGGTGGCCTTCGACCACGCCTACCACGGCCGGACCAACCTCACGATGGCGATGACGGCCAAGAACATGCCGTACAAGCAGGGTTTCGGGCCGTTCGCCGGCGAGGTCTACCGGGCCCCCATGTCCTACCCGTTCCGCGACGGGCTCGCCGGCGAGGAGGCCGCCGCCCGCACCCTCGACGTCGTCGAGAAGCAGGTCGGCACCGCCAACCTGGCGTGCGTGGTGATCGAGCCGATCCAGGGCGAGGGCGGGTTCGTGGTCCCCGCGCCGGGGTTCCTGCCCGCACTGGCCGAATGGTGCCGGCGCAACGACGTGCTGCTGGTCGCCGACGAGATCCAGTCCGGGTTCTGCCGCACCGGCGACTGGTTCGCCTGCGACCACGAGGGCGTCGTGCCCGACCTGGTCACGACGGCCAAGGGCATCGCCGGCGGCCTGCCGCTGGCCGGCGTCACCGGCCGCGCAGAGATCATGGACGCCGTCCACGTCGGCGGCCTCGGCGGGACGTACGGCGGGAACCCGGTCGCCTGCGCGGCCGCGCTCGGCGCGATCGAGGAGATGCGAAGCCACGACCTGGCCGGCCGCGCCCGCGAGATCGGCACGATCATGCACGAGCGGCTGACCGGGATCGCGGCCGAGCACCCGGTCGTCGGCGACGTCCGTGGCCGCGGCGCGATGATGGCCGTCGAGCTCACCGAGCCCGGCACCACACTCCCGGACCCGGTCCGCACCGCCGCGATCTCGGCGTACTGCCACTCCCAGGGCGTGGTCACGCTGACCTGCGGCACCTGGGGCAACGTGTTCCGCTTCCTGCCGCCGCTGGCCATCTCCGACGCCTTGCTGCACGAGGCCTTCGACGTGGTCGCGGAGGCGTTCCGCGCCACCGCCTGA
- a CDS encoding ABC transporter permease: MTQISRGLRAVLVGFTALVLVVIYTPLLLVLLNSFNADKTFTWPPSELTLHWWDVAAHSTGARSALWTSVEVALAATAVSLVLGTLAALALRPTRFFGRNVISLLIILPIALPGIVTGIALSNMFTTVLGVGLSLFTVVVAHATFCIVTVFNNVQARVQRLGSNYEQASMDLGAGRWTTFRLVTFPMLRSALLAGALLSFGLSFDEIVVTTFTISATDQTLPIWIFQNLFRPNQAPVVNVVAAVLVLLSAVPIYLAQRLSGSHAEGLTGAR; encoded by the coding sequence ATGACGCAGATCTCCCGCGGCCTGCGCGCCGTCCTCGTCGGGTTCACGGCGCTGGTGCTGGTGGTGATCTACACCCCGCTGCTGCTGGTGCTGCTGAACTCGTTCAACGCCGACAAGACCTTCACCTGGCCGCCGAGCGAACTGACCCTGCACTGGTGGGACGTGGCCGCGCACAGCACCGGCGCGCGCTCGGCGCTGTGGACCAGCGTGGAGGTCGCCCTCGCCGCCACCGCGGTCTCGCTGGTGCTGGGCACCCTCGCCGCGCTGGCGTTGCGACCGACCCGGTTCTTCGGTCGCAACGTGATCTCGCTGCTGATCATCCTGCCGATCGCGCTGCCCGGCATCGTCACCGGCATCGCGCTCAGCAACATGTTCACCACGGTGCTCGGGGTCGGGCTGAGCCTGTTCACGGTGGTGGTCGCGCACGCGACGTTCTGCATCGTGACGGTGTTCAACAACGTCCAGGCCCGCGTGCAACGCCTCGGCAGCAACTACGAGCAGGCCTCGATGGACCTCGGCGCGGGCCGGTGGACGACGTTCCGGCTGGTGACCTTCCCGATGCTGCGCTCGGCGCTGCTGGCCGGGGCGCTGCTCTCCTTCGGCCTGTCCTTCGATGAGATCGTGGTCACCACCTTCACGATCAGCGCGACCGACCAGACCCTGCCGATCTGGATCTTCCAGAACCTGTTCCGCCCCAACCAGGCGCCCGTGGTCAACGTGGTGGCCGCGGTGCTGGTGCTGCTCTCCGCGGTCCCGATCTACCTTGCCCAGCGGCTCTCGGGCAGCCACGCCGAGGGGCTCACCGGCGCCCGCTGA
- a CDS encoding ABC transporter permease, with product MTATSLEEPPAPDGPPGADRPPPSRARRRRPRPGVRTGLLLLPPMLWLGVAYLGALAALLITAFWSQDDFTGEIQRVWTLDNFRQLFTIDVYRTITVRTLLIAALVTVVDAVLAFPIALYMAKVASARAQRLLVIAVLMPLWASYLVKAYAWRAMLSENGLISWLLAPFGLDTPGYGLVATTVTLAYLWLPYMILPVFAGLERLPGSLLEASSDLGAHSWTTLRRVVLPMAFPAIVAGSIFTFSLSMGDFIAVTIVGGTGQLLGNVVYNNVGAANNLPFAAAVATIPIAVMLVYLAVVRRTGALENL from the coding sequence GTGACCGCGACCAGCCTCGAGGAGCCCCCGGCGCCGGACGGACCCCCGGGGGCGGACCGGCCGCCACCGTCCCGGGCGCGCCGGCGGCGACCGCGGCCCGGCGTACGCACGGGGCTGCTGCTCCTCCCGCCGATGCTCTGGCTCGGTGTCGCCTACCTCGGCGCGCTGGCCGCGCTGCTGATCACCGCGTTCTGGAGCCAGGACGACTTCACCGGCGAGATCCAGCGGGTCTGGACCCTGGACAACTTCCGGCAGCTGTTCACCATCGACGTCTACCGCACGATCACGGTCCGGACGCTGCTGATCGCCGCGCTGGTCACGGTCGTCGACGCGGTGCTGGCGTTCCCGATCGCGCTGTACATGGCCAAGGTGGCCTCCGCCCGCGCCCAGCGGCTGCTGGTGATCGCGGTGCTGATGCCGCTGTGGGCGTCGTACCTCGTCAAGGCCTACGCGTGGCGCGCGATGCTGTCCGAGAACGGCCTGATCTCGTGGCTGCTGGCGCCGTTCGGGCTCGACACACCCGGCTACGGGCTGGTCGCGACCACGGTGACGCTGGCCTACCTGTGGCTGCCGTACATGATCCTGCCGGTCTTCGCCGGGCTCGAGCGGCTGCCGGGCTCGCTGCTCGAGGCGTCCTCCGACCTCGGGGCGCACTCGTGGACCACACTGCGGCGGGTCGTGCTGCCGATGGCCTTCCCGGCGATCGTCGCCGGGTCGATCTTCACGTTCTCGCTGTCGATGGGTGACTTCATCGCGGTCACGATCGTCGGCGGGACCGGCCAGCTGCTCGGCAACGTGGTCTACAACAACGTCGGTGCCGCCAACAACCTGCCGTTCGCGGCCGCCGTCGCTACCATCCCGATCGCGGTCATGCTCGTCTACCTCGCCGTCGTACGCCGTACCGGCGCGCTGGAGAACCTGTGA
- a CDS encoding ABC transporter substrate-binding protein, with protein MRKISPRRTGTRRSGARRLGVLAGVALLAVVSGCGTSGGGGSSPSANGGFTPPDVPMKQSLGSMEGQVNILAWPGYAEDGSNDPKVDWVTPFEKQTGCQANVKYFGTSDEAVKLMKTGQYDVVSASGDASLRLIAAGDVAPVNTDLVKNYADISPFLKDRDWNSVNGQMYGIPHGWGANLLMYNTDVVKPAPTSWGSVFTGASQYAGKVTAYDSPIYIADAALYLMKHQPGLKITNPYALDSDQLQAAVDLLKKQRQNVSEYWSDYLKEVQAFSTGDSVIGTTWEVIAQVAQGEKVPVKAVLPQEGSTGWSDTWMVSSKSQHSNCAYAWMDYITGPQAQADVAQYFGEAPANPKACDLTAKNFCDAYHASDAQYADKIWYWTTPISNCLDGRKDVQCTDYGDWTQAWTEVKG; from the coding sequence ATGAGGAAGATCAGCCCTCGGCGGACCGGCACGCGCCGGTCCGGCGCGCGACGGCTCGGCGTACTCGCCGGCGTCGCCCTGCTCGCAGTGGTCTCGGGATGCGGCACCAGCGGTGGCGGCGGCTCGAGCCCCAGCGCCAACGGCGGCTTCACCCCGCCCGACGTACCGATGAAGCAGTCGCTCGGCAGCATGGAGGGACAGGTCAACATCCTGGCCTGGCCGGGCTACGCCGAGGACGGCAGCAACGACCCGAAGGTCGACTGGGTCACGCCGTTCGAGAAGCAGACCGGCTGCCAGGCCAACGTGAAGTACTTCGGCACCTCGGACGAGGCGGTGAAGCTGATGAAGACCGGTCAGTACGACGTGGTGTCGGCCTCCGGCGACGCCTCGCTGCGGCTGATCGCCGCCGGTGACGTGGCCCCGGTCAACACCGACCTGGTGAAGAACTACGCCGACATCTCGCCGTTCCTCAAGGACCGGGACTGGAACTCGGTGAACGGGCAGATGTACGGCATCCCGCACGGCTGGGGCGCCAACCTGCTGATGTACAACACCGACGTGGTCAAGCCGGCCCCGACCAGCTGGGGCTCGGTCTTCACCGGCGCCTCGCAGTACGCCGGGAAGGTGACCGCCTACGACTCGCCGATCTACATCGCCGACGCCGCGCTCTACCTGATGAAGCACCAGCCCGGCCTGAAGATCACCAACCCCTACGCGCTGGACTCCGACCAGCTGCAGGCGGCGGTCGACCTGCTGAAGAAGCAGCGGCAGAACGTCTCGGAGTACTGGTCGGACTACCTCAAGGAGGTGCAGGCCTTCTCCACCGGCGACTCGGTCATCGGCACCACCTGGGAGGTCATCGCGCAGGTGGCCCAGGGCGAGAAGGTCCCGGTCAAGGCGGTGCTGCCGCAGGAGGGCTCGACCGGCTGGTCGGACACCTGGATGGTCAGCTCGAAGTCGCAGCACTCCAACTGCGCCTACGCGTGGATGGACTACATCACCGGCCCGCAGGCCCAGGCGGACGTCGCGCAGTACTTCGGTGAGGCGCCGGCCAACCCCAAGGCCTGCGACCTGACCGCGAAGAACTTCTGCGACGCCTACCACGCCAGCGACGCGCAGTACGCCGACAAGATCTGGTACTGGACCACCCCGATCAGCAACTGCCTGGACGGCCGCAAGGACGTCCAGTGCACCGACTACGGCGACTGGACGCAGGCCTGGACCGAGGTGAAGGGCTGA
- a CDS encoding ATP-binding cassette domain-containing protein: MPTAIELRGLSKHFGEVRAVDELDLDIVDGEFFSMLGPSGSGKTTVLRLVGGFEQPTAGTILLGGEDVTDRPPFGRDVNTVFQDYAIFPHMSVRQNVEYGLRVKRVPRTQRRDRAEEALATVRLEGYGDRRPHQLSGGQRQRVALARALVNRPKVLLLDEPLGALDLKLRREMQIELKQIQRDVGITFVFVTHDQEEALTMSDRIAVFNQGRIEQLATPVELYEQPASAFVAGFVGTSNLLTGEVAGKLLGEDGTFVVRPEKVRMTAPEEAPAPDDRTCVARGVVREVVYLGASTHSVVELDAGTTLTVSHQNTDRSIDAALERRDRPVALVWQRDHLVALAGGAPHPATTPEEETA, encoded by the coding sequence GTGCCGACCGCCATCGAGCTCCGGGGACTGAGCAAGCACTTCGGGGAGGTGCGCGCCGTCGACGAGCTCGACCTGGACATCGTCGACGGCGAGTTCTTCTCGATGCTCGGCCCCTCGGGGTCCGGCAAGACGACGGTGCTGCGGCTGGTCGGCGGCTTCGAGCAGCCCACCGCCGGGACGATCCTGCTGGGCGGGGAGGACGTGACCGACCGGCCGCCGTTCGGCCGCGACGTCAACACGGTCTTCCAGGACTACGCGATCTTCCCGCACATGAGCGTGCGCCAGAACGTCGAGTACGGCCTGCGGGTGAAGCGGGTGCCGCGGACCCAGCGCCGCGACCGGGCCGAGGAGGCCCTGGCGACCGTGCGGCTCGAGGGGTACGGCGACCGCCGGCCGCACCAGCTCTCCGGGGGCCAGCGCCAGCGGGTGGCCCTGGCCCGCGCGCTGGTCAACCGGCCCAAGGTGCTGCTGCTCGACGAGCCCCTCGGCGCGCTCGACCTCAAGCTGCGCCGGGAGATGCAGATCGAGCTGAAGCAGATCCAGCGCGACGTCGGGATCACCTTCGTGTTCGTGACCCACGACCAGGAGGAGGCGCTGACGATGAGCGACCGGATCGCGGTCTTCAACCAGGGCCGGATCGAGCAGCTCGCCACCCCGGTCGAGCTCTACGAGCAGCCGGCCAGCGCCTTCGTGGCCGGCTTCGTCGGCACCTCCAACCTCCTCACCGGCGAGGTCGCCGGCAAGCTCCTCGGTGAGGACGGGACATTCGTGGTCCGCCCCGAGAAGGTGCGGATGACCGCGCCCGAGGAGGCCCCGGCGCCCGACGACCGGACCTGCGTCGCGCGCGGCGTCGTGCGCGAGGTGGTCTACCTCGGCGCCTCGACGCACTCGGTCGTCGAGCTCGACGCCGGCACCACCCTCACCGTGTCGCACCAGAACACCGACCGCTCCATCGACGCCGCCCTCGAGCGGCGTGACCGACCCGTCGCACTGGTCTGGCAGCGCGACCACCTGGTGGCGCTGGCTGGGGGAGCCCCCCACCCGGCGACGACCCCCGAGGAGGAGACAGCATGA